A window of the Thalassospira indica genome harbors these coding sequences:
- a CDS encoding Re/Si-specific NAD(P)(+) transhydrogenase subunit alpha — protein sequence MKLAVPKEIWPGEKRVAVTPETVKKLKALGFDVAIEAGAGTDAAIPDDRFVDAGATIAKTMKTTVKDADVIFKVRPPVIEGKTNELTAYKKGAAVVALLEPYDRKELIEAMAKAGVDGYSMELMPRISRAQSMDVLSSQSNLAGYRAVLDAAHEFGRIYPMMMTAAGTLAPARVVVVGAGVAGLQAIATAKRLGAVVSAFDVRPAVKEQVQSLGGTFIEVEDDDASDAETSGGYAKEMSDDYKKKQAEKLKEVLSKTDIVIATALIPGRPAPEIVTGDMVAGMKPGSVIIDLAAERGGNVAGVKLGETVMTDNGVKLIGPENITSSVATDATAMYAKNLLNFITLSVDAEKGALSFDGEDQIIAETRLTHDGKVVHPKFGGEEVANG from the coding sequence ATGAAACTGGCCGTTCCAAAGGAAATATGGCCCGGGGAAAAGCGCGTTGCCGTCACACCAGAGACCGTGAAAAAGCTCAAGGCTCTCGGGTTTGACGTTGCAATTGAGGCTGGTGCCGGAACTGACGCCGCCATACCGGATGATCGCTTTGTCGATGCCGGTGCAACCATTGCCAAAACAATGAAAACCACCGTGAAGGATGCCGATGTCATCTTCAAGGTGCGCCCACCTGTCATTGAAGGCAAAACCAACGAATTAACCGCCTATAAAAAGGGGGCCGCGGTCGTGGCCCTGCTTGAGCCCTATGATCGCAAGGAGCTGATCGAGGCCATGGCAAAGGCCGGTGTTGATGGCTATTCCATGGAGCTGATGCCGCGTATTTCGCGTGCGCAGTCGATGGATGTGCTGTCCTCGCAATCGAACCTTGCGGGCTATCGCGCGGTGCTTGATGCCGCCCATGAATTTGGCCGCATCTATCCGATGATGATGACGGCGGCGGGCACACTTGCACCTGCACGCGTCGTTGTGGTCGGGGCCGGTGTTGCCGGCCTTCAGGCGATTGCGACCGCCAAGCGCCTTGGTGCTGTTGTGTCGGCCTTTGATGTGCGCCCGGCGGTGAAAGAACAGGTTCAGTCGCTTGGCGGGACGTTTATTGAAGTCGAAGACGACGATGCCTCTGATGCGGAAACATCAGGCGGCTATGCCAAGGAAATGTCGGACGACTACAAGAAAAAGCAGGCCGAAAAGCTTAAAGAGGTCCTGAGCAAAACCGACATCGTCATTGCCACGGCGCTTATTCCGGGCCGCCCGGCACCGGAAATCGTCACGGGCGATATGGTCGCGGGCATGAAGCCGGGATCGGTGATCATTGATCTTGCCGCTGAACGCGGTGGCAACGTTGCCGGTGTGAAACTTGGTGAAACGGTGATGACCGATAATGGTGTGAAGCTGATCGGTCCGGAAAACATCACCAGTTCCGTCGCAACCGATGCGACGGCGATGTATGCCAAGAACCTTTTGAACTTCATCACCCTTTCTGTTGATGCGGAAAAAGGCGCGCTTTCGTTTGATGGCGAAGACCAGATCATTGCCGAAACGCGCCTGACCCATGATGGAAAGGTCGTTCATCCGAAATTCGGCGGGGAGGAGGTCGCAAATGGCTGA
- a CDS encoding NAD(P) transhydrogenase subunit alpha encodes MADQSVAQNANELRDAALGLAEKAAKLADSLATGASDAAGTAAVAVQGSGVSPTVLGLTVFVLACFVGYYVVWKVTPALHSPLMAVTNAISSVIIVGALLAAGPVEMNFSKMMGFIAVVLASVNIFGGFIVAQRMLHMFKKKK; translated from the coding sequence ATGGCTGATCAATCCGTAGCCCAGAATGCAAATGAACTCCGCGATGCCGCGCTTGGTCTTGCGGAAAAGGCGGCAAAGCTTGCCGATAGCCTGGCAACCGGCGCATCTGATGCCGCTGGTACGGCCGCGGTCGCGGTACAGGGATCAGGCGTTAGCCCGACGGTTCTTGGTCTGACGGTTTTCGTCCTGGCCTGCTTTGTTGGCTATTACGTCGTGTGGAAAGTCACCCCGGCCCTTCATTCACCCCTGATGGCTGTGACCAACGCCATTTCGTCGGTGATTATCGTCGGTGCGCTTCTGGCAGCAGGCCCGGTGGAGATGAACTTCTCCAAGATGATGGGCTTCATTGCGGTGGTGTTGGCATCCGTCAACATTTTCGGCGGCTTCATCGTCGCCCAGCGCATGCTGCATATGTTCAAGAAAAAGAAGTAG